The window GTACGAGGACCAGTTCCCACCGGGGGTGAGCACCTCGACGGCGATGAGCCGGTCGCAGTCGAAGCCGTCCGGGCCGGCGGCGGCGAAGTTGTTGACCTGTCGCGAGCACTGGCCCGCGCCGCGGAGTTCCACGGGGACCTGTCCGGCGGGCCCGTACCGGGCAGGGAGCCGCGTCTCGCACCGCGCCCCGGCGAGGGCGAACCGGCCCCCGGCGGCCGATCGGATCTCCGCGTCCGCGTCCCGCGGCAGGTAGACGAAGTCGCTGACGCCGCTGAACACCCCGTTCCGCCCGTGCAGTTGGAACACCTCCGGCCCCGCCGGAGGACGGGGGGCAGGGTTCGGGCCAGAGCCCCGCTCTTTCAGCCCCGCCGGCGTTTGAGGCGCGGGGTCCGGGGCGGCGCCCCGGCAGCGGACCTCGCACCCGCCCGACAACGGGAGCACGATCCACTCCGACTCCCCGCACTCGTGCCCGTACACCTCCCCCGGGGCCAGGTCGAGGACCGTCAGCCTCGTCCACTCCATCCCCCACTCAGACACCACCGGCACGCCCCAGCACCTCCTCCACCTCGTGAGAGAACGGCATCGCCGCCCCGCACGCCAGCCGCGAGGCGACGATCGCCCCGGCCGCGTTCGCGTACCGCATCACCGCCTCCAGCTCCCACCCCGCCAGCAGCCCGTGGCACAGCGCCCCGCCGAACGCATCTCCCGCGCCCAGCCCGTTGACCACTTCGACCGGCACCGGTGCGACCTCCGCCACCGTCCCGTCCCGGTGGACCGCCAGCACGCCCTTCGGTCCCCGTTTGACGACGGCCAGTTCCACGCCCGCCGCCAGCAGGGCCCTCGCCGCCGCGTGCGGATCGGACTCGCCCGTGGCGATCTCGCACTCCTCCGCGTTGCCCACGGCCACCGTCGCCCACCGCAGCGCCCGTTCGTAGTACGGCCCGGGTTTCTCCCGCCACAGCATCGGCCGCCAGTCCAGGTCGAAGACCGTCGTACCGGTGCGCGCGCGGGCCTCCAGGGCCGCCAGTGTCGCCGCCCGCGAGGGCTCCTCGCTCAGGCCCGTGCCCGTCATCCAGAACAGGCGGGCGGCCCGTACCGCCGCCAGGTCCACCTCGTCCGCCGCGATCTCCAGATCCGGCGCCTTCGGCAGCCGGTAGAAGTACAGCGGGAAATGGTCCGGCGGGAAGATCTCGCAGAAGGTGATGGGGGTCGGCAGTCCGGGCACCTCTGTCACCCAGCGGTCGTCCACCCCGAATCCCCGCAGTTCGGACCGCAGGTACCCGCCGAAGGGGTCCGCGCCGGTCCTGGTGATCACCGCCACCCGTCGCCCCAGCCGGGCCGCCGCGACGGCCACGTTCGTCGGGGAGCCGCCCAGGAACTTGCCGAAGGTCTCGGCCTCGGCCAGTGGAATGCCGGTCGTCAACGGGTAGAGATCCACCCCGATCCGGCCCATCGTGATCAGGTCGAACGCGAACGGATCGCCGGTGCCGGTCACAGTCAGTCCTCCCGTTGGTCCTCCACCCTAAGGTGGCCGTTATGACGTCCTCCCCGCCCGCGCTGACCCGTATCCGCATCGGTTCGGCTCCGGACTCCTGGGGGGTCTGGTTTCCCGACGACCCCCGGCAGACCCCGTGGGAACGCTTCCTCGACGAGGTCGCGGACGCCGGGTACGAGTGGATCGAACTCGGCCCCTACGGCTATCTGCCCACCGATCCCGCCCGCCTCGCCGAGGAAACGGCCAAGCGCGGGCTGCGCGTCTCGGCCGGCACCGTCTTCACCGGACTCCATCACGGGCCCGCCGTGTGGGAGGACACCTGGGCGCACGTGTCGCGGATCGCGGCGCTCACCCGGGCCATGGGCGCCGCCCATCTCGTCGTCATCCCCTCCTTCTGGCGGGACGACAAGACCGGGGAGGTGCTGGAGGACCGCACCCTGACCCCCGGCCAATGGCGTGAACTGGCCTCCCAGACCGAGCGGCTCGGCCGGGAGGTCCAGGACCGGTACGGGCTGCGGATCGTCGTCCATCCGCATGCCGACACCCACATCGACACCCCGGAGAACGTGGCACGTTTCCTGGACGCCACCGACCCCGGCCTGGTATCGCTCTGCCTGGACACGGGGCACTACGCGTACTGCGGCGGGGACAGCGTGCAGGCCCTCGAGACCTTCGGCGAGCGGATCGGCTACCTCCACCTCAAGCAGGTGGATCCGCGGATCCTCGCCGAAGTCGTCGCGCAGGAACTGCCCTTCGGTCCGGCCGTGGGCCGGGGGGTGATGTGCGAACCGCCCTCGGGGGTGCCCGCGCTGGAACCGGTGCTCGCGGCGGCCCAGCGTCTGGGCGTCGACCTCTTCGCCGTCGTGGAGCAGGACATGTACCCGTGCCCGCCCGACCGGCCGCTGCCGATCGCCCGGCGCACCCGCGCCTACCTCCGCTCCTGCGGAGCCCGCTGACCCACGCAAGGAAAGGAAGGACGACATGAGCACGCTCGGCATCGCAGTCATCGGCACCGGGAAGATGGGCGCCGACCACGTGCGCCGGATCGGGGGGACCGTCGGCGGGGCCCGCGTGGTGGCCGTGGCCGACCCGGACGGGGACCGGGTCAAGGAGATCGCGGGATCCCTGGACGGGGCGACGGCGCACACCGACCCGGCGGCCGCGATAGCCGCACCCGGGGTGCAGGCCGTACTGATCGCCTCTCCCGGTCCGGCCCACGAGGAGGCGATCCTGCGCGCCCTGGAGCGGGAGCTGCCGGTGCTGTGCGAAAAGCCGCTGACCCCGGACCCGGCGGGGGCGCTGCGCGTCATGGAGGCCGAACAGCGGCTGGGGCGGCGCCTGGTGCAGGTGGGGTTCATGCGGCGGTACGACGCCGAATACGAGCGGCTGAAGCAGCTGCTGGACGCGGGCGGGATCGGGCGCCCGCTCTTCCTGCACTGCCGTCACCGCAATGCCTCCTCGCCGTCGTTCTTCACCAGCGACATGCTGATCAGCGACTCGGTGGTGCACGAGGTGGACGCGGCCCGGTGGTTGCTGGGTCAGGAGATCACCGCCGTCACGGTGCTCTCCCCCAGGCCCACGGCGGCCGCTCCCGAGGGGCTGAGCGATCCCCGGCTGGTGCTGCTGGAGACCTCCGGCGGGGCCGTGGTGGACGTGGAGATCTTCGTCAACTGTGGTTTCGGCTACCAGGTGCAGTGCGAGGCGGTCGGCGAGGCGGGCAGCGCCCGGATCGGCGACGGTCACGCGATGGTGGTGCAGTCGGCCGGCCGGTGGGGCGGCGAGATCGCCCAGGACTTCACGGTGCGCTTCGCCGATGCCTACGACCGGCAGCTGCGGAGCTGGGTGGCGGCGGCCGGTCGCGGCCGGGTCGCCGGGCCCGACGCATGGGACGGCTACGCCGCGGCCGCAGTCTCCGAGGCGGGGCTTTCGGCCGCGCGCAGCGGCGTACGGACCGAGGTGGAGCTGGCGGAGCGTCCGGCCCTGTACCGCTGACGCCCCGCCGGTTCCTCACGGGACCTCTGTGGCCCCCTTGTCACAGTGATCCCTCTTCTGTCACGCATGTCCGCATCACGCGGGTATTCCGTCACAGGCGCTCGACAGCCCCTCCCCTGCCGTCGCTCCGCGTCGTTCCCCGGGCACAACGCGAGTGATCGTCAGTGTCCACGTGCCGGCTCCCCCGACGGCCTCCCGGCCGGCCCCGCGGCGTGGACAAGGAGGTGTCCAGCATGAGCGACCGACAGCTGTGGTCGTACAAGGAGATCGCTGCCCACATCCGGGTCCAGCCGGACACCGTGCGCTCGTACCGCAAGCACGGGCTGCTGCCCACGCCCGACCACGTGGAGAGGGGCAAGCCCTACTGGTACGCCGACACCGTGCGCGCCTGGGTGGCCCGCCGGCCCGGGAACCGGGGCCGCCGCGAGGACTGACCGGTGCGGCGGGGGTGCGGCGGCGGTACGGGGCCCCACGCGGGTCCCCCGCACCGCCCCCGCCTAGGTACCGGCGCCGACGGGTATCCGGTCCGGCTCCTGCTTCGGGGGCGCGGACTCCCCCTCGCTCAGGCCGAACCTCTCGTGCAGTCGGCGCAATGGGGCGGGGGCCCACCAGGTGGCCCGGCCGGTCAGCTTCATCACCGCCGGGACCAGAAGGCTGCGGACGA is drawn from Streptomyces sp. NBC_01232 and contains these coding sequences:
- the iolB gene encoding 5-deoxy-glucuronate isomerase; the protein is MEWTRLTVLDLAPGEVYGHECGESEWIVLPLSGGCEVRCRGAAPDPAPQTPAGLKERGSGPNPAPRPPAGPEVFQLHGRNGVFSGVSDFVYLPRDADAEIRSAAGGRFALAGARCETRLPARYGPAGQVPVELRGAGQCSRQVNNFAAAGPDGFDCDRLIAVEVLTPGGNWSSYPPHKHDEHHPGEESRLEEIYYFEIAPHGDTPGLGYQRVTPSPAGKTDVLAEVRTGDAVLIPDGWHGPSIAAPGHDMYYLNVMAGPGATREWLIRDHPDHGWIRGTWDGQDVDPRLPFPRPPRSRAEDHR
- the iolC gene encoding 5-dehydro-2-deoxygluconokinase, which translates into the protein MTGTGDPFAFDLITMGRIGVDLYPLTTGIPLAEAETFGKFLGGSPTNVAVAAARLGRRVAVITRTGADPFGGYLRSELRGFGVDDRWVTEVPGLPTPITFCEIFPPDHFPLYFYRLPKAPDLEIAADEVDLAAVRAARLFWMTGTGLSEEPSRAATLAALEARARTGTTVFDLDWRPMLWREKPGPYYERALRWATVAVGNAEECEIATGESDPHAAARALLAAGVELAVVKRGPKGVLAVHRDGTVAEVAPVPVEVVNGLGAGDAFGGALCHGLLAGWELEAVMRYANAAGAIVASRLACGAAMPFSHEVEEVLGRAGGV
- a CDS encoding sugar phosphate isomerase/epimerase family protein, whose protein sequence is MTSSPPALTRIRIGSAPDSWGVWFPDDPRQTPWERFLDEVADAGYEWIELGPYGYLPTDPARLAEETAKRGLRVSAGTVFTGLHHGPAVWEDTWAHVSRIAALTRAMGAAHLVVIPSFWRDDKTGEVLEDRTLTPGQWRELASQTERLGREVQDRYGLRIVVHPHADTHIDTPENVARFLDATDPGLVSLCLDTGHYAYCGGDSVQALETFGERIGYLHLKQVDPRILAEVVAQELPFGPAVGRGVMCEPPSGVPALEPVLAAAQRLGVDLFAVVEQDMYPCPPDRPLPIARRTRAYLRSCGAR
- a CDS encoding Gfo/Idh/MocA family protein translates to MSTLGIAVIGTGKMGADHVRRIGGTVGGARVVAVADPDGDRVKEIAGSLDGATAHTDPAAAIAAPGVQAVLIASPGPAHEEAILRALERELPVLCEKPLTPDPAGALRVMEAEQRLGRRLVQVGFMRRYDAEYERLKQLLDAGGIGRPLFLHCRHRNASSPSFFTSDMLISDSVVHEVDAARWLLGQEITAVTVLSPRPTAAAPEGLSDPRLVLLETSGGAVVDVEIFVNCGFGYQVQCEAVGEAGSARIGDGHAMVVQSAGRWGGEIAQDFTVRFADAYDRQLRSWVAAAGRGRVAGPDAWDGYAAAAVSEAGLSAARSGVRTEVELAERPALYR
- a CDS encoding helix-turn-helix transcriptional regulator encodes the protein MSDRQLWSYKEIAAHIRVQPDTVRSYRKHGLLPTPDHVERGKPYWYADTVRAWVARRPGNRGRRED